A genomic segment from Salvia splendens isolate huo1 chromosome 13, SspV2, whole genome shotgun sequence encodes:
- the LOC121760458 gene encoding uncharacterized protein LOC121760458 produces the protein MDMLAKELSQIATSLSEMRGNEGRIHASVKPPDRANISQITLRSGREYDGPSMKKDKGSTPTSLEKETGTKEVETGEVRTVDYNQSKNGEKPVPQEADQHFSGPGVEVEIEEIRREAGESSKGDGSNNEKQVKPFPYRGELKKKKEDPADFKEIFGKLEINLLFLQALKLPIFSKFIKEFITGKTKPSGKIVIGETVSAVIQKRRMLSKRNDPSMFTLPISIGNIKVEHAMCDLGASINVLPLSLYKKLEGVRMVDTKVVIQLADRSCISPESVLENVIVKVHDFL, from the coding sequence ATGGACATGTTAGCGAAGGAGCTCTCCCAGATCGCGACTTCTTTGAGTGAGATGCGCGGGAACGAAGGAAGGATCCATGCCTCAGTGAAACCACCAGATAGGGCGAACATCAGCCAGATCACCCTAAGATCTGGACGGGAATATGATGGTCCAAGTATGAAGAAAGATAAAGGGTCTACTCCAACTTCACTGGAAAAGGAAACAGGAACAAAGGAAGTTGAAACAGGGGAGGTCAGAACAGTGGATTATAACCAGAGCAAAAACGGTGAAAAACCAGTACCCCAAGAAGCTGACCAACACTTCTCAGGCCCAGGAGTTGAGGTGGAGATAGAAGAAATCAGAAGAGAGGCTGGAGAATCTTCCAAGGGAGACGGTAGCAACAACGAAAAGCAAGTGAAACCCTTTCCCTACAGAGGGGAACTCAAGAAGAAAAAGGAGGATCCAGCGGACTTCAAggaaatttttgggaagctggaaatTAACCTGCTATTTCTCCAAGCTCTAAAGCTGCCCATCTTCAGCAAGTTTATCAAGGAGTTTATCACCGGGAAGACCAAACCCAGCGGCAAAATAGTGATTGGAGAAACTGTGTCGGCCGTGATTCAGAAGAGAAGAATGCTCTCCAAGCGTAATGACCCAAGTATGTTCACTCTCCCCATTTCAATTGGGAATATTAAagtcgagcatgctatgtgcgaCCTAGGTGcatcaataaatgttttaccgctttccctCTATAAGAAACTGGAAGGAGTAAGAATGGTTGATACGAAAGTGGTAATTCAATtagctgataggtcgtgcatcaGTCCTGAGAGCGTGTTAGAGAATGTAATAGTcaaggtgcatgattttctataa